A stretch of DNA from Thermodesulfobacteriota bacterium:
TGATAATGATATAATGTGAGGACAACAACATGAAACTTGATGCCCATATTCCCGGTGGGCCCCTGGCGGAAAAGTGGGACCGGCACCGGTTTGAACTGAAACTGGTCAACCCGGCCAACAAGCGGAAATTCACCATCATCGTGGTGGGCACCGGCCTGGCCGGCGGCTCGGCCGCCGCCAGCCTGGCGGAGCTGGGTTATAACATCAAGTGCTTCTGCATCCAGGACAGCCCCCGCCGGGCCCACAGCATCGCGGCCCAGGGCGGCATCAACGCCGCCAAGAACTACCAGAACGACGGCGACAGCATCCGGCGGCTCTTCTACGATACCATCAAGGGCGGCGACTTCCGGGCCCGGGAAGCTAACGTTTTCCGCCTGGCCCAGCTCAGCACCAGCATCATCGACCAGTGCGTGGCCCAGGGCGTGCCCTTTGCCCGGGAATACGGCGGCCTGCTGGCCAACCGCTCCTTTGGCGGGGCCCAGGTTTCCCGCACCTTTTACGCCCGGGGCCAGACCGGCCAGCAGCTCCTGCTGGGCGCCTACGGGGCTCTGTCCCGGCAGATCCAGACCGGCAAGGTGGAGATGTTTCCCCGCCGGGAAATGCTGGACCTGGTGCTGGTCGACGGTAAGGCCCGGGGCATCACCGTCCGCAACATGATCACCGGCGATATCGAATCCCACGCCGCACACGCCGTGGTGCTGTGCACCGGCGGGTACGCCAATGTGTTTTATCTGTCCACCAACGCCATGGCCAGCAATGTCACCGCCGCCTTCCGGGCTTATAAGAAAGGAGCGGGGTTCGCCAATCCCTGCTTTACCCAGATCCACCCCACCTGTATCCCGGTCCACGGCGATTACCAGTCCAAGCTGACCCTGATGAGCGAGAGTCTGAGAAACGACGGCCGGGTCTGGGTGCCGAAAAAGCCCGGCGACAAGCGGCCGCCCCATCAGATACCGGAGGACGAGCGCGATTACTACCTGGAGAAGAAGTATCCCAGCTTCGGCAACCTGGTGCCCCGGGACGTGGCCTCCCGTAACGCCAAGGAACAGTGCGACAAAGGCAAGGGCGTGGGTGACACCGGCCTGGCGGTTTACCTGGATTTTGCCGACGCCATCAAGCGCGACGGCCGGGACGTCATCGCCCGCAAGTACGGCAACCTCTTTGCCATGTATGAGAAGATTACCGACGACAACCCTTATGAAACGCCCATGATGATCTATCCGGCGGTCCATTACACCATGGGCGGCCTGTGGGTGGATTACAACCTCATGAGCAACCTGGAAGGACTGTTCGTGCTGGGCGAAGCCAATTTCTCCGACCACGGGGCCAACCGCCTGGGCGCCAGCGCCCTGATGCAGGGCCTGGCCGACGGCTACTTCGTCATTCCCTATACCATCGGCGGATACCTGGCCGGCACGGCCCTGCCGGCGGTTACGGCCGATCATCCGGCGTTTAAGGAATCCGCGTCCGCGACCCGGTCCTTTACCGACAGGCTGCTGGCCATAAAAGGCAAGCGCACGGTGGACGATTTCCACCGGGAGCTGGGCCGGATCATGTGGGACCACTGCGGCATGGCCCGCAACGACGCCGGCCTGACCAGGGCCGTCGGCCTGATCCGGGACCTGCGCCAATCCTTCTGGAAAGACGTGCTGGTGCCCGGCGCGGCGGCCGATCTGAACCAGTCCCTGG
This window harbors:
- a CDS encoding fumarate reductase/succinate dehydrogenase flavoprotein subunit, producing the protein MKLDAHIPGGPLAEKWDRHRFELKLVNPANKRKFTIIVVGTGLAGGSAAASLAELGYNIKCFCIQDSPRRAHSIAAQGGINAAKNYQNDGDSIRRLFYDTIKGGDFRAREANVFRLAQLSTSIIDQCVAQGVPFAREYGGLLANRSFGGAQVSRTFYARGQTGQQLLLGAYGALSRQIQTGKVEMFPRREMLDLVLVDGKARGITVRNMITGDIESHAAHAVVLCTGGYANVFYLSTNAMASNVTAAFRAYKKGAGFANPCFTQIHPTCIPVHGDYQSKLTLMSESLRNDGRVWVPKKPGDKRPPHQIPEDERDYYLEKKYPSFGNLVPRDVASRNAKEQCDKGKGVGDTGLAVYLDFADAIKRDGRDVIARKYGNLFAMYEKITDDNPYETPMMIYPAVHYTMGGLWVDYNLMSNLEGLFVLGEANFSDHGANRLGASALMQGLADGYFVIPYTIGGYLAGTALPAVTADHPAFKESASATRSFTDRLLAIKGKRTVDDFHRELGRIMWDHCGMARNDAGLTRAVGLIRDLRQSFWKDVLVPGAAADLNQSLEKAGRVADFLEFAEIMVEDALARRESCGCHFNEAYQTEENEARRDDENFTHAAVWEYAGEGKKPIFHKEPLAFENVKLSQRSYK